A single genomic interval of Halorubrum aethiopicum harbors:
- the leuC gene encoding 3-isopropylmalate dehydratase large subunit, which translates to MSEGTLYDKVWDRHKVTALPTGQDQLFVGLHLVHEVTSPQAFGMLKERDQEVAFPERTHATVDHIVPTGNRDRPYRDEAAEEMMAELEENVRGSGIDFSDPDSGDQGIVHVIGPEQGLTQPGMTIVCGDSHTSTHGAFGALAFGIGTSQIRDVLATGCVAMEKQKVRKIEVTGELGEGVTAKDVILTIIGKLGTDGGVGYVYEYAGEAIEDLGMEGRMSICNMSIEGGARAGYVNPDETTYEWLEGTDAFADDPEEFERLKPYWESIRTDDDAEYDDVVTIDGSAIEPTVTWGTTPGQTAGITEPIPDPEDLPEEDRDTARRAQKHMRVEPGDTMEGYEIDVAFLGSCTNARLKDLREAAAFIKGREVDDDVRAMVVPGSQRVRDAAEAEGLDEIFKDAGFDWREPGCSMCLGMNDDQLVGDEASASSSNRNFVGRQGSKDGRTVLMSPIMVAAAAVTGEVTDVREMEEVATV; encoded by the coding sequence ATGAGCGAGGGGACGCTGTACGACAAGGTGTGGGACCGTCACAAGGTGACGGCGCTGCCGACCGGACAGGACCAGCTGTTCGTCGGGCTCCACCTCGTCCACGAGGTCACCAGCCCGCAGGCGTTCGGCATGCTGAAGGAGCGTGACCAGGAGGTCGCGTTCCCCGAGCGAACGCACGCGACGGTCGATCACATCGTGCCGACAGGAAACCGCGACCGGCCGTACCGGGACGAGGCCGCGGAGGAGATGATGGCCGAACTCGAGGAGAACGTCCGCGGTTCGGGCATCGACTTCTCCGATCCCGACTCCGGCGACCAGGGGATCGTTCACGTCATCGGACCGGAGCAGGGGCTCACCCAGCCCGGAATGACCATCGTCTGTGGCGACTCGCACACGTCGACACACGGCGCGTTCGGCGCGCTGGCGTTCGGCATCGGGACCTCACAGATCCGCGACGTGCTGGCGACCGGCTGTGTCGCCATGGAGAAACAGAAGGTCCGGAAGATCGAGGTCACGGGCGAGCTCGGCGAGGGCGTCACCGCCAAGGACGTCATCCTGACGATCATCGGGAAGCTCGGGACCGACGGCGGCGTCGGATACGTGTACGAGTACGCCGGCGAGGCCATCGAGGACCTGGGGATGGAGGGACGGATGTCCATCTGTAACATGTCCATCGAGGGCGGCGCCCGCGCGGGCTACGTCAACCCCGACGAGACCACCTACGAGTGGCTGGAAGGGACCGACGCCTTCGCGGACGACCCGGAGGAGTTCGAGCGGCTGAAACCGTACTGGGAGTCGATCCGGACGGACGACGACGCCGAGTACGACGACGTGGTCACCATCGACGGGTCGGCCATCGAGCCGACCGTGACGTGGGGGACCACGCCCGGACAGACCGCGGGGATCACCGAGCCGATCCCGGATCCCGAGGACCTGCCGGAGGAGGACCGCGACACCGCCCGTCGCGCACAGAAACACATGCGCGTCGAGCCGGGCGACACGATGGAGGGCTACGAGATCGACGTGGCGTTCCTCGGGTCGTGTACCAACGCGCGTCTGAAGGACCTCCGCGAGGCCGCGGCGTTCATCAAGGGCCGCGAGGTCGACGACGACGTGCGCGCGATGGTCGTCCCCGGCAGCCAGCGCGTCCGCGACGCCGCCGAGGCCGAGGGGCTCGACGAGATCTTCAAAGACGCCGGCTTCGACTGGCGCGAGCCCGGCTGTTCGATGTGTCTCGGGATGAACGACGACCAGCTGGTGGGCGACGAGGCGAGCGCGTCCTCCTCGAACCGGAACTTCGTCGGTCGACAGGGCTCGAAGGACGGCCGGACCGTCCTGATGAGTCCGATCATGGTCGCGGCCGCGGCGGTGACCGGGGAGGTCACCGACGTGCGCGAGATGGAGGAGGTGGCGACCGTATGA
- the leuD gene encoding 3-isopropylmalate dehydratase small subunit — protein sequence MSSPEFSAGEAPAEKVTEVTGTGIPVRGNDIDTDQIIPARFMKVVTFDGLGQFAFFDQRFDDEDNEKDHPFNEEKYRGANVLVVNANFGCGSSREHAPQALMRWGIDAVVGESFAEIFAGNCLALGIPTVTADQESIEALQDYVEANPDAEVDIDVAAETITYGDTTIEATVHDAQRKALVEGVWDTTALMGANAGAVRETARSLPYVPPEHVPEEDA from the coding sequence ATGAGCTCTCCCGAGTTCAGCGCCGGCGAGGCACCGGCGGAGAAGGTGACCGAGGTCACCGGGACCGGGATACCGGTCCGCGGAAACGACATCGACACCGACCAGATCATCCCCGCCCGCTTCATGAAGGTCGTCACCTTCGACGGGCTGGGACAGTTCGCGTTCTTCGACCAGCGCTTCGACGACGAGGACAACGAGAAGGACCACCCGTTCAACGAGGAGAAGTATCGGGGGGCGAACGTGCTCGTCGTCAACGCGAACTTCGGCTGTGGCTCCTCCCGCGAACACGCCCCGCAGGCGTTGATGCGCTGGGGGATCGACGCCGTCGTCGGCGAGTCGTTCGCGGAGATCTTCGCGGGCAACTGTCTCGCACTCGGTATTCCGACGGTCACCGCCGACCAGGAATCCATCGAGGCGCTACAGGACTACGTCGAGGCGAACCCCGACGCCGAGGTCGACATCGACGTGGCCGCGGAGACGATCACCTACGGCGACACGACGATCGAGGCGACGGTTCACGACGCCCAGCGAAAGGCGCTCGTCGAGGGCGTCTGGGACACCACGGCGCTGATGGGCGCGAACGCGGGGGCGGTCCGCGAGACCGCCCGGTCGCTGCCGTACGTTCCGCCGGAGCACGTTCCGGAGGAGGACGCGTGA
- a CDS encoding isocitrate/isopropylmalate family dehydrogenase, protein MSHEIAVIEGDGIGTEVVPAAIEVLEALEIGFEFVSGEAGDAVKESTGEALPAETYDLVADADATLFGAAGETAADVILPLREAVDSFVNVRPAKAYPGVDALRPETDVVFLRENTEGVYAGHEDRLSDDLSTLTRVVTTSASRELAEYACEFVEDGRGPAGDPEEGFTVAHKSNVMRETDGRFREAVLEVAAERGVDADEELMDAFATKLPLDPSQYGVVVCPNLAGDVLSDLAAGLVGGLGLLPSANVGHDNALFEPVHGTAPDIAGEGVANPTAAVLSAAMLLEYLGYLEEAERVRTAVESVLSEGPRTGDLGGDATTDEVTAAIVGRL, encoded by the coding sequence GTGAGCCACGAGATCGCCGTCATCGAGGGTGACGGGATCGGAACGGAGGTCGTGCCGGCGGCGATCGAGGTGCTCGAGGCGCTCGAGATCGGCTTCGAGTTCGTCTCCGGCGAGGCCGGCGACGCGGTGAAGGAGTCGACCGGCGAGGCGCTCCCCGCGGAGACGTACGACCTGGTCGCCGACGCGGACGCGACGCTGTTCGGCGCGGCCGGCGAGACCGCCGCCGACGTCATCCTCCCGCTGCGCGAGGCGGTGGACTCGTTCGTGAACGTCCGACCCGCGAAGGCGTACCCCGGCGTCGACGCGCTCCGCCCGGAGACGGACGTGGTCTTCCTGCGCGAGAACACCGAGGGCGTCTACGCCGGCCACGAGGACCGGCTCAGCGACGACCTCTCGACGCTGACTCGCGTGGTCACGACCTCGGCCTCCCGCGAGCTCGCCGAGTACGCCTGCGAGTTCGTCGAGGACGGCCGCGGGCCCGCGGGCGACCCCGAGGAGGGGTTCACGGTCGCACACAAGTCGAACGTGATGCGCGAGACCGACGGCCGCTTCCGGGAGGCGGTGCTCGAGGTCGCCGCGGAGCGCGGCGTCGACGCCGACGAGGAGCTGATGGACGCGTTCGCGACGAAGCTCCCGCTGGATCCGAGCCAGTACGGCGTGGTCGTCTGTCCGAACCTCGCGGGCGACGTGCTCTCGGACCTGGCCGCGGGGCTCGTCGGCGGGCTCGGCCTGCTCCCCTCGGCGAACGTCGGCCACGACAACGCGCTCTTCGAGCCGGTCCACGGCACCGCGCCAGACATCGCCGGCGAGGGGGTCGCGAACCCGACGGCGGCGGTCCTCTCCGCGGCCATGCTTCTCGAGTACCTCGGGTACCTGGAGGAGGCCGAGCGGGTCCGGACCGCGGTCGAGTCTGTCCTCTCGGAGGGGCCTCGAACGGGCGATCTCGGCGGCGACGCGACGACCGACGAGGTCACCGCGGCGATCGTCGGCCGACTGTAG
- a CDS encoding DUF555 domain-containing protein, giving the protein MSNYAVAMEAAWLVRDVEETDDAIGVAVSEAGKRLNETDKQYVEVEPGVTGCPACGEPFDAAFLAANTALVGLLLEIDVFNADSEEHAERIAKSEVGGALRDVPLEVIDVMETEADDDEESDGGAR; this is encoded by the coding sequence ATGAGCAACTACGCGGTCGCGATGGAAGCAGCCTGGTTGGTCCGTGACGTCGAGGAGACCGACGACGCCATCGGCGTCGCGGTCAGCGAGGCCGGAAAGCGACTCAACGAGACGGACAAGCAGTACGTCGAGGTCGAACCCGGCGTCACCGGCTGTCCCGCCTGCGGCGAGCCGTTCGACGCCGCCTTCCTCGCGGCGAACACGGCGCTCGTCGGGCTCCTTTTGGAGATCGACGTGTTCAACGCCGACAGCGAGGAGCACGCGGAGCGGATCGCGAAAAGCGAGGTCGGCGGCGCGCTCCGGGACGTCCCGCTCGAGGTCATCGACGTGATGGAGACCGAGGCCGACGACGACGAGGAGTCGGACGGGGGCGCTCGCTGA
- a CDS encoding CBS domain-containing protein — protein sequence MELPTPQDLRERRTSLELTQSALADAAGVSQPLIARIEGGDVDPRLSTLRRIVNALQEAEGEVVRATDLMNETVISVAPDDAVSDAVDLMEREAYSQLPVLQNGVPVGSISQGDVVHAGENVGDHPVSEVMSESFPTVAPGATVDEVRNLLDHYKAVMVTDGGETVGIITEADIAAHLS from the coding sequence ATGGAGCTCCCGACGCCACAGGACCTGCGCGAACGACGGACGTCGCTCGAACTGACCCAGAGCGCGCTCGCGGACGCCGCGGGCGTCTCACAGCCGCTCATCGCCCGGATCGAGGGTGGCGACGTCGATCCGCGGCTCTCGACGCTGCGGCGGATCGTGAACGCCCTCCAGGAGGCCGAAGGCGAGGTCGTGCGCGCGACGGACCTGATGAACGAGACCGTGATCAGCGTCGCCCCCGACGACGCCGTGAGCGACGCGGTCGACCTGATGGAGCGGGAGGCGTACTCCCAGCTCCCCGTCCTCCAGAACGGCGTGCCCGTCGGCTCGATCAGCCAGGGGGACGTGGTTCACGCGGGCGAGAACGTCGGAGACCACCCGGTCAGCGAGGTGATGAGCGAGTCGTTCCCCACCGTCGCGCCGGGCGCGACCGTCGACGAGGTGCGGAACCTGTTGGACCACTACAAGGCCGTGATGGTGACCGACGGCGGCGAGACGGTCGGGATCATCACCGAGGCCGACATCGCCGCGCACCTGTCGTAG